A single Vulpes lagopus strain Blue_001 chromosome 3, ASM1834538v1, whole genome shotgun sequence DNA region contains:
- the TMEM225B gene encoding transmembrane protein 225B isoform X5, translated as MEKLPEQMSSESLCPSSVQEPRRSKDSKSLQVPVFFSSLNCSHRPKLSMGRPVVLTLDDKDMKGFTWAIAPALTSLGYLLILLVSIFPFWVRLVNEESHEVFFSGLFENCFHIKCWKPRPLSGNAQKCELHGRWLHSRSCFTSTLGRSGGCLSWKRVYIILGRVFLLSAVVLSFLTTFILVSFASQLFPRTRKHNLVSAFISFLTGVCAFLALLLHALEIQNLRMKPNPPQFSVQWPYYVLGFAILLFIVAGAICLFQETACLGCHLLPNSQSMEETQGVPHLENLESLGGELSSIQKETLLKEETII; from the exons ATTCCAAGAGCCTGCAAGTTCCTGTCTTCTTTTCATCCCTGAATTGCTCCCACCGGCCTAAGCTGAGCATGGGGCGTCCG GTGGTGCTGACTTTAGACGACAAGGACATGAAGGGGTTCACATGGGCCATAGCCCCGGCCTTGACCTCCTTGGGCTACCTGCTCATACTGCTGGtctccatctttcctttctgGGTACGGCTTGTAAATGAGGAGTCCCATGAAGTGTTTTTCAGTGGCCTGTTTGAGAACTGCTTCCATATCAAATGCTGGAAGCCTCGACCCTTATCAG GGAATGCACAGAAATGTGAGCTCCATGGACGATGGCTGCACTCAAGGTCATGTTTTACAAGCACTTTGGGAAGGTCGGGAGGATGTCTGTCTTGGAAAAGAG tgTACATCATTCTCGGCCGTGTCTTCCTGTTGTCTGCAGTTGTCCTGTCTTTCCTTACTACCTTCATCCTGGTGTCCTTTGCATCTCAGCTGTTTCCAAGGACCCGGAAGCACAATTTGGTGTCGGCCTTCATCAGCTTCCTCACAG GGGTCTGTGCCTTCCTGGCCTTGTTGCTGCATGCCCTGGAGATCCAGAATCTGAGGATGAAGCCCAACCCCCCCCAGTTCTCCGTACAGTGGCCTTACTACGTCCTTGGCTTTGCCATTCTTCTGTTTATAGTGGCTG GTGCCATCTGCCTCTTTCAAGAAACAGCCTGCCTTGGCTGCCATTTGTTGCCCAACTCCCAGAGTATGGAGGAGACCCAAGGGGTCCCACACCTGGAGAATCTGGAGAGTTTGGGAGGAGAACTGAGCTCAATACAAAAGGAGACACTGCTGAAGGAAGAAACAATTATCTAG
- the TMEM225B gene encoding transmembrane protein 225B isoform X13, with protein sequence MEKLPEQMSSESLCPSSVQEPRRSKDSKSLQVPVFFSSLNCSHRPKLSMGRPVVLTLDDKDMKGFTWAIAPALTSLGYLLILLVSIFPFWVRLVNEESHEVFFSGLFENCFHIKCWKPRPLSVVLSFLTTFILVSFASQLFPRTRKHNLVSAFISFLTGVCAFLALLLHALEIQNLRMKPNPPQFSVQWPYYVLGFAILLFIVAGAICLFQETACLGCHLLPNSQSMEETQGVPHLENLESLGGELSSIQKETLLKEETII encoded by the exons ATTCCAAGAGCCTGCAAGTTCCTGTCTTCTTTTCATCCCTGAATTGCTCCCACCGGCCTAAGCTGAGCATGGGGCGTCCG GTGGTGCTGACTTTAGACGACAAGGACATGAAGGGGTTCACATGGGCCATAGCCCCGGCCTTGACCTCCTTGGGCTACCTGCTCATACTGCTGGtctccatctttcctttctgGGTACGGCTTGTAAATGAGGAGTCCCATGAAGTGTTTTTCAGTGGCCTGTTTGAGAACTGCTTCCATATCAAATGCTGGAAGCCTCGACCCTTATCAG TTGTCCTGTCTTTCCTTACTACCTTCATCCTGGTGTCCTTTGCATCTCAGCTGTTTCCAAGGACCCGGAAGCACAATTTGGTGTCGGCCTTCATCAGCTTCCTCACAG GGGTCTGTGCCTTCCTGGCCTTGTTGCTGCATGCCCTGGAGATCCAGAATCTGAGGATGAAGCCCAACCCCCCCCAGTTCTCCGTACAGTGGCCTTACTACGTCCTTGGCTTTGCCATTCTTCTGTTTATAGTGGCTG GTGCCATCTGCCTCTTTCAAGAAACAGCCTGCCTTGGCTGCCATTTGTTGCCCAACTCCCAGAGTATGGAGGAGACCCAAGGGGTCCCACACCTGGAGAATCTGGAGAGTTTGGGAGGAGAACTGAGCTCAATACAAAAGGAGACACTGCTGAAGGAAGAAACAATTATCTAG
- the TMEM225B gene encoding transmembrane protein 225B isoform X7, giving the protein MEKLPEQMSSESLCPSSVQEPRRSKDSKSLQVPVFFSSLNCSHRPKLSMGRPVVLTLDDKDMKGFTWAIAPALTSLGYLLILLVSIFPFWVRLVNEESHEVFFSGLFENCFHIKCWKPRPLSGNAQKCELHGRWLHSRSCFTSTLGRSGGCLSWKRVVLSFLTTFILVSFASQLFPRTRKHNLVSAFISFLTGVCAFLALLLHALEIQNLRMKPNPPQFSVQWPYYVLGFAILLFIVAGAICLFQETACLGCHLLPNSQSMEETQGVPHLENLESLGGELSSIQKETLLKEETII; this is encoded by the exons ATTCCAAGAGCCTGCAAGTTCCTGTCTTCTTTTCATCCCTGAATTGCTCCCACCGGCCTAAGCTGAGCATGGGGCGTCCG GTGGTGCTGACTTTAGACGACAAGGACATGAAGGGGTTCACATGGGCCATAGCCCCGGCCTTGACCTCCTTGGGCTACCTGCTCATACTGCTGGtctccatctttcctttctgGGTACGGCTTGTAAATGAGGAGTCCCATGAAGTGTTTTTCAGTGGCCTGTTTGAGAACTGCTTCCATATCAAATGCTGGAAGCCTCGACCCTTATCAG GGAATGCACAGAAATGTGAGCTCCATGGACGATGGCTGCACTCAAGGTCATGTTTTACAAGCACTTTGGGAAGGTCGGGAGGATGTCTGTCTTGGAAAAGAG TTGTCCTGTCTTTCCTTACTACCTTCATCCTGGTGTCCTTTGCATCTCAGCTGTTTCCAAGGACCCGGAAGCACAATTTGGTGTCGGCCTTCATCAGCTTCCTCACAG GGGTCTGTGCCTTCCTGGCCTTGTTGCTGCATGCCCTGGAGATCCAGAATCTGAGGATGAAGCCCAACCCCCCCCAGTTCTCCGTACAGTGGCCTTACTACGTCCTTGGCTTTGCCATTCTTCTGTTTATAGTGGCTG GTGCCATCTGCCTCTTTCAAGAAACAGCCTGCCTTGGCTGCCATTTGTTGCCCAACTCCCAGAGTATGGAGGAGACCCAAGGGGTCCCACACCTGGAGAATCTGGAGAGTTTGGGAGGAGAACTGAGCTCAATACAAAAGGAGACACTGCTGAAGGAAGAAACAATTATCTAG